The DNA segment GAGTGCGTTGGATCCGAGCTGGTCCAACGCACTCGCGCACTTCCGCACTTCCGCACTAACGAAGAGGCGGGCCGCTCACCGAAGAGACGACCCGCCTGTCAGTTCACGAGGCTCACGTGCCGTTCGCCGTCGCCGTGGTGATGGTGGTGCCGGTGCTCGGCCTCGTGCTCGTGGCGGCGCAGCGCCTCGAGGATCTCCTCGCCGTAGAACATGGCGATGTACTTGGCCTGCACGTCGGTGACGCGGCGCACCGCCCACACCAGCTCCACGTAGTTGGGCTCGTGCGGATGCTTCATCAGGTGCATCCCGCACTCCTCCGGCAGATGGCTGGCCTTGCGGTTGTTGCAGGGCGAGCAGGCCGTGACCACGTTCTCCCAGGTGTTGTCCCCCCCGCGCGACATGGGGACCACGTGGTCGCGCGTGAGGAACTCGCGCCCGCGCAGTCCGCCGCGGTGCCGCCCGCAGTACTGGCAGCGGTAGCCGTCGCGCGCGAACAGGAAGGTGTTCGTGACCTGGCGGCGGAACCGGCGCGGCACGTGGATGAACCGCTTCAGCCGGATCACCAGCGGCGCGGCGATCTGGTCGCGCGCCGAGCGGAAGATCCGGGCGTCATCGGCCTCCAGCACCTCCGCCTTCCGGTCGATCACGAGCCGCAGGGCCCGCTCCACGGGAAGGATGGTCAACGGCTCGAAGGATGCGTTCAACGCCAGACACCCCATACGGATGCACCTCGTGGTCTCGGGTGGGTCGCCTGCCTCTTACGTCACCGGTGTCAGTGGGTCCACGGGATTCAAGCTTCGTGCGCGCGCACCCGTTCGCGTCCGCTTCCGTGCCACGATCGTGTCACGGCGCGGCCCCCGGCGGGCCGGGGACGGTGGGCTGGCGTGGGGGTGGGAGGCGCCGAAACCTGCGTATACGCATGAATTCTAGCCAGATCTGCCGCAAACGGTCAAGCTCCCGCACTACATCTTGTGTCAAGAGTCTCGCGCCCCACTTACCCGGATGCGTCCGTTCGTCCATCTTTCTCCCGCTCGCACGTTCTACGCACTCGGCCCGGGCCGTTGCAAGGGCGCCAAAATAGTTGGTCCCGGAGTTGCTGCATCAACCGCTGTGAGCGGGAGATCTCCCGCGTTTGCGACGATCCGCAGAAACCCTCCCCATCATCCTGCAATGCGATATTCCGCAATCACTTTCGCCGCATCGATGCTCGTTGCGCTGGCGCTTCCCGCCGCCGCGCAGCAGGAAACATCCGGAGGACAGCCTGTCCCCCAGCAGGGACGGGTGACGCTCACCGGCGTGGTGGTGGACGCCACCAACGGGCAGCCGCTGCGCGCCGCGCGGCTGCGCATCCCGGCCGCGCACGTGGACGTGTTCACCAACGAGGAGGGGCGCTTCTACGTCGAGGGCGTGCCGGCGGGCGAGTACGGCGTTTCCGTGTCGCTGCTGGGATACCGCCAGCTGGCGCAGATCTGGACGGTGGCCGACGACGAGGCGGAGCCGCAGGTGTCCCTTCAGCCCAACCCCATCCTGCTGCGCGCGATCAACGTGACCACCGGCCGGCTGGAGCGGCGGGTGCGGGCGAGCGGCGCGAACGCGATGGCGTTCAGCCGCGACTTCCTGGTGGCGTCGAACGACCGCGACGCCGCCATCTTCGTCCGCAACATGGCGCACGTGCAGCCGGTGCCCTGCGCCACCTTCGCCACGGCGGGCGCGGACCTGAACTGCCTGCGGGTGCGCGGCGTGGCCACCGTGCCGTGCGTGCTGATCAACGACACGCCGTCGAGCTGGGGCGAGCTGGCGATGTACCGCCCGCGCGAGTTGTACCGCGTGGAGGTGTACAAGGGCGGGCAGGCGATCCTGGCGTACACCACGACGTTCGCCGAGGACATCGCCCTGCGCGGCTACAACCCGCCGCCCATCGAGTCGCAGGTGCAGATGTACTGCCGCCGCTCGGCCACGCTGAACTGATCCCCCGGCCAGACGAATCCGGGGCCGCGCCATCTCCCGCGGCCCCGGTGATCCGCCGGTCTCCCCATCCCGCATCCATCTCCCCTCCAGCCCGCCTCCCCTCGAATGACGCGCCCGCTCCTCTCCGCCGCCGCGCTGGCTTTGCTCGCCGCATCCCCCGCGCTGGCGCAGCGCGACTCGGCCGCGTCGGCCCTCGAAGGCGGCGTGGTGGTCCTGTCCGGCCGCGTGGTGGACGCGGGCACGGGCCGGCCGCTGCGCGCCGCGCGCGTCGGCGTAACGACGGCGGGGGCCGTGGCGTTCACCGACTCGCTCGGCGGCTTCTCCATTCCCGTGCCCGCGGGCGCGCACAGCGCGTTCGTGGGGCGGCCCGGCTACATGGCCATGGAAGGGAAGCTGACGGTGGCCGCGGGAGACGCGCCGCGCACCATCCGCCTGCCGGTCGATTCGGCGATGATGGCGGCGCTGCACCAGCAGGACGTGCGCCTTGCGCGCCGTGCCCGCGCCTCGGGCACCACGCCGCAGCTCTGGGAGCGCGACGCGCTGGTGGCCAGCGACTCGCCGAACGTCGCGCAGTTCCTGCTGGCCAGCGCGCGCATGGGGTGGACGCTCTGCGGCGGCGCCGTGCGCCGATCGCGCACGAGGGAGTACGTCGAAACGCCGATGCCCCCCAACGTGCCCGCGTGCGTGCGCACAGCGCGCCCCGGCGGCCTCTGCGTGATCGTGGACGAGCAGCGGTCGAGCATGTACCAGCTCACCACGCTCGACCCGAGGGAGCTCTATCGGCTGGAGGCGTATCGCCGCGCCGGCATCATAGTCGGCTACTCCACGCGCTTCGTGGAGTGGCTGGCGCGCCGGGGACGGATGCTGCCGCCGCTGGAGGGCCTGGTGCGCAACCTGTGCGGATGATCCTCACGCTCATCCCCAATCCCGGAAACACCAGGTCTCACGCAGAGCAGCAGGGGTAGCAGGGGAAAGTTCTCCGCTGCCTCTGCTGCTCGCGTAAGACAAATCTTTTTCCGGATTCGGAGTGATACCGGTTGCTGCAATTGATTGTGCATTCAGATCGGATGTCGTTCCGAGCGGCGCCGCTGCTCCGAACCTTCAATCGCGCCGATACCGGGCGGCGCCCGAATCTGTGGCATGCGTCCGAGCGACAGGCGGCCTGTGGCTCGGGAGCCGGCCACAGATTCCTCAGGCGCCACGGCTTTGCGTGGAGGACAGGCCGGCGCAGCGCCTTCGGAATGACATTGCACAGTTGATCCTGAGACTCGGTATGAGACTTTCTGTTCTCCGATTCTGGATCGGGCTGCGGGTCCGCCCCGCGCATCCCATCTCATCTACCGAAATCCGATTCAATCCCTCCGGCGTAGACACGGTGTCGCGGGCGCGGCACCCGCGGCGCGAAGACCCTCCCGTGCCGCCATCCGAACCGATCCGGAGGACACCGATGATCCGCAAGCTGATCGCCGCCGCGGTGGTGGCGGCCCTGGCCCCGTCGTTCGCGCACGCGCAGCAGACCGCCGGCGCCGCGGCCAACCCGCAGATGCAGCAGTCGCCGGGCGTGCTGATCGTATCCCTGCAGAAGTGCCACTTCGTGGGGATGGAGGAGCTGGACCAGTGGTGGCGCACCAACGCCGCGCCGATCCTGAACCAGTTCGTGCGCGAGAACAAGCTGCAGGCGTGGGGGATCTTCGAGCACGCGTGGGGCGACGAGTGGAACTGGGGGATCTACTACGTGGCGCCCGACTTCCCGACCTTCCACGCCACGTTCGACCGGTTCTTCACCACGCTGCGCCAGCGCCAGCCGCAGTTCATGCAGACCTTCGAGCAGCACTGCACCGAGCACAAGGACAACCTGTACGAGCTAGCGATGACGGAGACGACCACCGGCGGGGGGATGGCGGCGCCGGCCCGGCCGTAGATCGCGAAGTGCTGAGTGCTGAGTGCTGAGTGCTGAGTGCTGAGTGCTGAGTGCGGGGCTCGTCGAAAGCGACGGGCCCCGCACGCGCGATGCAGCACCCGCGCTGAGTTCTCCCCTCCCCTGCGCAGCGGGGGAGGGGCCGGGGGAGGGGGCCATCCCGCGGCCACACAAACTCACGCCGTCCGAATGGATGTTCTCACCCCTACCTCTCCCGGTACGGGAGAGGTGGCGAGCCCCAGCGAGCCGGAGAGGGCGCGATGCGGCGTCGCGACGATCCAGGCGGCGCGCCCGGCTGCTACAGCAGCTGCACCGGATCCCGGTCGAGGATGACGCGGATGTCGGCGGACCGGGGGCTCTTCGGCCGCCAGCGCTCCCAGAAGTAGCGCGACACCTTCCCCAGCGTGTCCGCGTGGGTCGAGCGGAGGAGGAAGTGCCACCGCCACCGCCCGCGGATGCGGTCGATCGGGCACGGCGCCGGGCCCGTCAGCGTCACGTCGCGCACGCGGCGCTGCTCCAGCAGGCCGAGCACCCAGTCGCCCGCGGCCGTCGCCGCCTCCTGCGTGGGCGTCTCCTCCAGCCCGCTGATCACCACGTTGACCAGGCGCGTGAAGGGCGGGTAGCGCGGCTCGCGGCGCGTCTCCATCTCCTTCTCCGCGAAGCGCTCGAAGTCGTGCTCGGTGGCCGCCTCCACCGCGTAGTGGTTGGGGAGCGCGGTCTGGATGATCACTTCGCCACCCTTGGGGCCACGGCCCGCGCGCCCGGCGACCTGCGTCATCAGCTGGAAGGTGCGCTCGGTGGCACGAAAGTCAGGGAGATTGATCCCGACGTCGGCGTTGATCACCCCCACCAGCGTCACGTTGGGGAAATCGAGCCCCTTCGCGATCATCTGCGTGCCCATCAGGATGTCGACCTCGCGGCGCTCCACGCGGCCCAGGATCTCGTGGTGGCTCCACTTTCCGCTCGTCGTATCCACGTCCATCCGCGCGATCCGCGCGCTGGGGAAGGTCTCCGCCACCGTCCTTTCCACCTGCTCGGTGCCCACGCCGCGGAAGCTCAGGTCCTTCGAGCCGCACGCGGGGCAGTGGCTGGGCGCCTGCTCCTCGTGCAGGCAGTAGTGGCAGGTCAGCCGCGCGCGGCGGCGGTGGAAGGTGAGCGAGACGTTGCAGTTGGGGCACTGCCACACCATCCCGCACTCGCGGCACTGCACGAAGTTGGCGTAGCCGCGCCGGTTCAGCAGCAGGATGGTCTGCTCGCCGCGCCCGAAGCGCTGGCCGACCGCATCCACCAGCAGGTCGGAGAGGATCACGGGCCCGCGCTCCTGCACGGGTCCGCTCGTCTCGCGCTGGCGCTTGCGCTCGGCGCGCAGGTCGACGATGCGGATGGGCGGCATCGGCTGGCCGCCTACCCGCTCGGGGAGTTCCAGCAGCGTGTACTTCCCCGCCTGCGCGTTCGCCCAGCTCTCCAGCGAGGGGGTGGCGGAGCCCAGGACGCAGACGGCGCCCTCGATGAGCGCGCGGACGACCGCCACCTCGCGCGCGTGGTAGCGCGGCGCCTCGCCCTGCTTGTACGAGCTCTCGTGCTCCTCGTCCACCACGATGGCGCCCAGGTCGGGGAGCGGGGCGAAGATGGCCGAGCGCGCACCGACCACGATCCGCTTCTCCCCCGACCGCAGACTGCGCCATTCGTCGTAGCGCTCGCCGTCGGACAGCGCGGAGTGGAGCACGGCCACGCGGTCGCCGAAGACGGCCTTGAAGCGCCCCACCGTCTGCGGCGTCAGCGCGATCTCGGGGACGAGCACGATGGCCGTCTTCCCCTGCCGCTCCACGATCTCCCGCAGCAGCTCGATGTAGACCAGCGTCTTCCCCGAGCCGGTGACGCCGCGCAGCAGGAAGGTCCCCGGCCGGCGCGTCCGCGTGGCCGCGACCAGCGTGCGGATGACGTTGGCCTGCGCGGGCGTGGGGCGGTGCGGCGGCGCGGCGGAGGCCTCCACGCCGGCGTAGGGGTCGCGCGCCACCTCCTCCTCGGCGATGTCGGCCACCTCCTTCTTCACCAGCGCGTTCAGGATCTCACGCGAGAAGCCGAGCTCGTTCACCAGGTGGGGGACGTCGGCCGCGCCGCCCATGGCCTCCACCGTCTCGAACGCCTCGCGCTGGCGCGGCGTGCGCGCGAAGATGCGGTCACGCTCGAGCAGGCTGGGCAGCTCGCGCACGCGCAGCACGCGGACGGTGCGCACCGGCGGCTCCACGCGCGGGCCCTCCGTCATCACCCGCACCAGCCCGATCTCCTCCAGCCGGCGAATGGTCGGCCACCACACGCGGTCGCCCAGTTCGCGGCGGAGGCGCTGCATCGGCTGCGGGCCCTCTCTCCCGCGCAGCCACTCGACCAGCTTCAGCTCCTGCTGGGTCACGTCGCGCCCGGGTGCTCCGTCCCGCGTCAGCTCCAGGTAGTCGGTCGACGAGTCCGTCAGCCCGGCGGGGAGCGCGGTGCGGATCACCTGCCCCAGCGGCGCCAGGTAGTAGTCGGCGATCCAGCGGCAGAGGCGCAGCACCGAGGGCGTGGCGCTGGGCGACGCGTCGAGCACGCCCAGCAGCGGCTTCACCTTCTCGGGGTCGGAGACGGAGGCGTCGTCGGCGATCCGGTCAATCCACCCGATGCGCTCGCGGTTGGCGAACGGCACCAGCACGCGCGCCCCAGGCCGCGCCTGCGCGCGCAGGGCGTCGGGCACGCGGTAGGTGAACGGCCGCGGCAGCGGCAGCGGGAGCGCGACGTCTACGTACAACTGTCGGGAGACAGGGGACAGGGGAAAGGGAACAGCGGGCGGAAAGGTAACAGCGCGGGCAAGACGGCGCGGCGGAGACTGGAACAGGCGAGGCGGGGGCGATGGCGTCGCGGGAGTTGCGGCTCACTCTTTGCGACGTAATATTCTGTATCCCCGCCCATACATCCGGCGGGGAGGCACCCCCTCATTTCTGGAGGAATACGATGGAACGCAAGCTGTCGCTCGATCCGGACGCCCTCGCGGTCGATTCGTTCCCCACGGAGCGGACGGCCGCATCCCTGAACGCCACCGCGAACCGCCACGCGCTCGGGCTGACGCTCACCACGTGTGACCCGAACGGCGCGTGCCACACCCGCAACACCTGCACGACGAACCTCTGCTGAAGCCGGGGCGGAGATCGTCATCACCCCCAACACGCCGTCGTGGAGGGTAAGATGAAACACAAGCTCACGCTGGATGTCGACACGCTCGCCGTCGCCTCGTTCGAGGCAGGCGGCGGCGCCGAAGCGCGCGGGACGGTGAACGCGCGGGAGGAGAAGGAGCGCCCCTGCCCGTGGTCGGAACCCTTCTCGTGCCCGGCCACGGTGCACACCTGCGCCTCGTTCGACGTTTCCTGCCGAGTGGCAGGCTGAGGCGCGCACAAGAACAGGGCGGCCGCCGAGACGCGGGGCCGCCCCTTGCGCGGCCGTGCCCGATCGTCGGGCCGGCACGCGGCCACCCCGAACCAGGGAGGAATCCATGCCTCGCAAGCTCACGCTGAACCCGGAAACGCTGTCGATCGAGTCATTCGAGCCCGGAGATGCCGCGGACGCGCAGGGGACCGTCGAGGCGTACGACGCGAAGATCCCGTGCGTGATCTCGGGAAGCATCAGGTTCTCGTGTCCCAACACGTGGGACTGCTCCGGCAATCCCTGCGTGACGGGTGCTGGCTGCTGAGCCTCGCCATCGGGAGACGAAACGAGGCGGCCGCTCGCTCGCGGCCGCCTCGTCTGCGTCTGGCCGGCGCGGGCGCCGCTACGCCCGGGTGACGCCCAGGCCGGGGTCGTCGTTGAAGCGGAGGGTGCCGTCGCCCTCCAGGCCGGGGCCGTAGAAGGGATCGCTCGCCAGGAGGGCGGCGCCGTCGAGGTCGGCGTAGTCCACCAGCGGCGTCAGCTGCACCGCCGCGGCGATGCCGACCGACGACTCGATCATGCAGCCGATCATCACGCTCATCCCGTGCGCGCGGGCCGCGTGGACGATGCGGATGGCCTCGCGCAGGCTTCCGCACTTGGCGAGCTTGATGTTCACGCCGTCGACCGCGCCGGCGAGCTTCGCCACGTCCGCCGCCACCTCGCAGCTCTCGTCGGCGATGATGGGGAGGCGCGAGCGGCGGCGGACCAGCTTCAATCCCTCGAGATCCTCCGGCGGGAGCGGCTGCTCCACGAACTCCACCCCGTACTCCTCCAGCATGGGGATGCGGCGGATCGCCTCCTTCGCGGACCACGCCGTGTTCGCGTCCACGCGGATCGTCTTCTCCGGCGCCTCGTCGCGGATCATCTGCAGCACCTCGCGGTCGCGCGGGGTGCCCACCTTGAGCTTGAGGATCGGGTAACCGGCCGCCTCGCGCACCTTCTGCCGCATCACCTCCGGCTCGTCGATGCCGATGGTGAAGGACGAGCGCGGCGCCGCGGCGGGGTCCAATCCCCACAATCTCCAGAGCGGGACGCCGAGCTTCTTCCCCACCCAGTCGTGCAGCGCCATGGAGACGGCCACGCGCGCCGCGGGATTGCGGCCGATGGAGTGCTCCAGCGCGCGCTCGATCCGCTCCAGCGCGAACAGGTCGCCGTCCGCCGCGCGCGCGGCCACGGCGGAGAGGTGCGGCATCAGCGCCGTCACCGTCTCCGCCGTCTCGCCGTAGTAGGGCGTGGCGGGCGCCTCGCCCCACCCTTCGACGTCGTCGTGCTCGATCCGTACGAGCACGGAGCGGCGCGTCCGCGGCGCCGCCTCGCGCGCGATGTTGAACGCGTGCTTCGTGGGGAGGTCGATGGTCTCGAAGGTGAGCTTCATCCGACGGAGTGCTGAGTGCTGAGTGGGTTCGGCGCGGGGACGAGGTGTAGCGCGTCGCGCCTGCCTCGCCGCCCTCTCCCTGGCGCTTCGCGCCTGTCCCTCCCCCAAAACCGACTGGGGGAGGGACGGGCTCGCTGCGCTCGTGACGCGCGGACGAGAATCCACACCCTCTCCCGTTATCGGGAGAGGGCGAGCCTCTAAGGCGCGGGGTGAGGGCGGCCGGCGCCGCGCCGGCGGCCGCTCTCCGCACAGATCCCTTTCCGCCGGACCTCTGCCCCCTATCTCCTGTCCCCTACTTCGGGCGGCCCGGCGGCGCGGGCTCCGTCATCGGTGGGGGGGTGAGCATGGAGACGAAGTCGTAGGGCGGCCATGGGCCGGTGAGGTCCAGCTCCAGCGCGGAGTTCAGCGCGGAGAGCTGGTCCACCCGGTCGCGGAAGGCCTCGGACGCGCCGCGCTCGACCAGGAAGGCGGCGCTCAGCACGCGCGTCTGGTCGCGCGGGAAGGGCACCGCCGCGCGCGACAGGCGCCGCAGCTCGGCGTAGATGTGCGTGGCCAGGTCCAGCGCCTTGTTCTCGGGGAACGCGCTGTCCGCCAGCGCGACGTGCAGCCGGTACTCCCACCGCCCGCGCACCCGCGCCAGCGCGCCGCGCAGCGCCGTGTAGCTGTCGGCCAGGAACGCCAGCAGCTCGCCCTCGCCGGGGAAGACGACGCCCGCCGGCGCGGGGACCACGTCGCCCGACAGCAGCGCGCGGTGCACCTCCCAGTGGCGCGCGGTCACGTGCAGCGGGTCGCGGTCCGCGCCCTCCGGCGGCGCGGGGGCGACCAGCGCCGCCACGTCGTCGTGGAGGACGAGCCGCGCGCCGAGCCTGGGGTCGACCGGGTCCCACACGGGGTCGTCCAGGTCGCCCGGGAGCACGGCCAGCAGCGCCAGCCCGCGCGGAGGGCGTCGGCGGTCGGGGCGGCCGCCGTTCTGCGCCGCGGGCGCCTCCACCGGCCCGTCGTCGATGCGCGGCGGGCGGGCGCGTCCCGCGGGCGGGGACTCGGACAGGGGCGGCGGCACGGGGGGGCGGTCGTCGCTCACGCGAAGGGGTTCTCCCGGAAGAGCGGATAGATGGCGCGCTGCGGATCGGGCGTGGTGACCTCGGGGCCGTCCGCGCCCATGTACATGTCCAGCTCGGTGCGGAATCCCACGTCGCCGGGGATGTAGATCCCGGGCTCGACGGAGAAGCCCACGCCGCGGATCAGCGTGCGCGTGTCCTTGGTCTCCAGGTTGTCGATGTTCGGCCCGGAGCCGTGCAGCTCGCGGTCGATGGAGTGCCCGGTGCGGTGGATGAAGTACTGCCCGTAGCCGCCGCGCTCGATCACCCCGCGCGCCACGTCGTCCACCTCGAAGCCGCGCACCGCCTCGCCGGCCGCGCTGCGCCGCGTCACGTGCTCGACCGCGGCGTCTCGCGCCTCGGCCAGCAGGCGGAAGATCTGCGCCAGGCGCTCCGGCACCTCGTCGCCCAGGTACCCCATCCACGTCTGGTCGGCGTAGACGGCGTCGTCGTTCTCCTTCCCCCACAGGTCGATCAGCACCAGGTCACCGGGCTTCATCACCGCGTGGCTCTCGGCGCTGGCGGCGTAGTGGGGATTGGCGGCGTTCGCGTTCACGGCGACGTCGGAGTCCGCGCCGACCTTGAGTCCGCGACGGTCGAAATCGGCCGCGATCCAGCCGCGGACGTCCCATTCGGTGACGCGCTCGCCCGCGCGGACGGCGTCGGCGATGCGGCGGAAGGCGTCGTGCGCGGCCTCGTAGACGTGGATGGCGGCGCGGCGGTGGCTGGCCTCGCCCTCGGGCGTCCAGCGCGAGTAGAAGGTGCTCACCAGGTCGCCCGAGGAGACGACGGCGGCGCCGGCGCCGCGCACCATCTCGAGCACGCCGGCGGGGGTCTTGTCCACGTACGGCACCCCGTCGCCCTCGGCGTACTCCATCGCCACCTTCGGCTGGCCGCGGAGGACGTCGGCCAGCGCGGCGTCGAGCTCGCGCCAGCTGGAGTACTCGAGCTTGCGGCCGCGCCAGGTGCTCCACGGCTGCTGCTCGATGCGATGGGTGATGGCGGTGGGCTCGCCGTCGGTGGGGAGATAGACGAAGTAGCGGCGGGTGAGCGCCGGGATCCCCAGCACCTTCGAGGCAATGTCATTGCCGCCGCGGAAGTTGAACAGGAGCCACCCGTCCAGCCCGCGCGCGCGCAGCTCGCCGCGCACCTGCTCGATGGTGTCGGGGGTGAGGGAGACGGTTTCGGAGGTGATGGCCATATCTACCGAAGTGCTGGGTGCTGAGTGCTGAGTTGATTCGGCTCGGGGCCGGGTTTCGGTGCGTCGCGCCGGCTCCGTGGCCCTCTCCCTGGCGCTTCGCGCCTGTCCCTCCCCCAAAACCGACTGGGGGAGGGACGGGCTCGCTGCGCTCGTGACGCTTGGGGCGAGGCCCTGCTCGGAAGCCTCACCCTCTCCCGTTATCGGGAGAGGGCGAGCGCTCCA comes from the Longimicrobium sp. genome and includes:
- a CDS encoding HNH endonuclease; its protein translation is MTILPVERALRLVIDRKAEVLEADDARIFRSARDQIAAPLVIRLKRFIHVPRRFRRQVTNTFLFARDGYRCQYCGRHRGGLRGREFLTRDHVVPMSRGGDNTWENVVTACSPCNNRKASHLPEECGMHLMKHPHEPNYVELVWAVRRVTDVQAKYIAMFYGEEILEALRRHEHEAEHRHHHHHGDGERHVSLVN
- a CDS encoding carboxypeptidase regulatory-like domain-containing protein, whose product is MRYSAITFAASMLVALALPAAAQQETSGGQPVPQQGRVTLTGVVVDATNGQPLRAARLRIPAAHVDVFTNEEGRFYVEGVPAGEYGVSVSLLGYRQLAQIWTVADDEAEPQVSLQPNPILLRAINVTTGRLERRVRASGANAMAFSRDFLVASNDRDAAIFVRNMAHVQPVPCATFATAGADLNCLRVRGVATVPCVLINDTPSSWGELAMYRPRELYRVEVYKGGQAILAYTTTFAEDIALRGYNPPPIESQVQMYCRRSATLN
- the priA gene encoding primosomal protein N'; its protein translation is MYVDVALPLPLPRPFTYRVPDALRAQARPGARVLVPFANRERIGWIDRIADDASVSDPEKVKPLLGVLDASPSATPSVLRLCRWIADYYLAPLGQVIRTALPAGLTDSSTDYLELTRDGAPGRDVTQQELKLVEWLRGREGPQPMQRLRRELGDRVWWPTIRRLEEIGLVRVMTEGPRVEPPVRTVRVLRVRELPSLLERDRIFARTPRQREAFETVEAMGGAADVPHLVNELGFSREILNALVKKEVADIAEEEVARDPYAGVEASAAPPHRPTPAQANVIRTLVAATRTRRPGTFLLRGVTGSGKTLVYIELLREIVERQGKTAIVLVPEIALTPQTVGRFKAVFGDRVAVLHSALSDGERYDEWRSLRSGEKRIVVGARSAIFAPLPDLGAIVVDEEHESSYKQGEAPRYHAREVAVVRALIEGAVCVLGSATPSLESWANAQAGKYTLLELPERVGGQPMPPIRIVDLRAERKRQRETSGPVQERGPVILSDLLVDAVGQRFGRGEQTILLLNRRGYANFVQCRECGMVWQCPNCNVSLTFHRRRARLTCHYCLHEEQAPSHCPACGSKDLSFRGVGTEQVERTVAETFPSARIARMDVDTTSGKWSHHEILGRVERREVDILMGTQMIAKGLDFPNVTLVGVINADVGINLPDFRATERTFQLMTQVAGRAGRGPKGGEVIIQTALPNHYAVEAATEHDFERFAEKEMETRREPRYPPFTRLVNVVISGLEETPTQEAATAAGDWVLGLLEQRRVRDVTLTGPAPCPIDRIRGRWRWHFLLRSTHADTLGKVSRYFWERWRPKSPRSADIRVILDRDPVQLL
- a CDS encoding dipeptide epimerase, whose product is MKLTFETIDLPTKHAFNIAREAAPRTRRSVLVRIEHDDVEGWGEAPATPYYGETAETVTALMPHLSAVAARAADGDLFALERIERALEHSIGRNPAARVAVSMALHDWVGKKLGVPLWRLWGLDPAAAPRSSFTIGIDEPEVMRQKVREAAGYPILKLKVGTPRDREVLQMIRDEAPEKTIRVDANTAWSAKEAIRRIPMLEEYGVEFVEQPLPPEDLEGLKLVRRRSRLPIIADESCEVAADVAKLAGAVDGVNIKLAKCGSLREAIRIVHAARAHGMSVMIGCMIESSVGIAAAVQLTPLVDYADLDGAALLASDPFYGPGLEGDGTLRFNDDPGLGVTRA
- a CDS encoding GvpL/GvpF family gas vesicle protein; translated protein: MSDDRPPVPPPLSESPPAGRARPPRIDDGPVEAPAAQNGGRPDRRRPPRGLALLAVLPGDLDDPVWDPVDPRLGARLVLHDDVAALVAPAPPEGADRDPLHVTARHWEVHRALLSGDVVPAPAGVVFPGEGELLAFLADSYTALRGALARVRGRWEYRLHVALADSAFPENKALDLATHIYAELRRLSRAAVPFPRDQTRVLSAAFLVERGASEAFRDRVDQLSALNSALELDLTGPWPPYDFVSMLTPPPMTEPAPPGRPK
- a CDS encoding M24 family metallopeptidase is translated as MAITSETVSLTPDTIEQVRGELRARGLDGWLLFNFRGGNDIASKVLGIPALTRRYFVYLPTDGEPTAITHRIEQQPWSTWRGRKLEYSSWRELDAALADVLRGQPKVAMEYAEGDGVPYVDKTPAGVLEMVRGAGAAVVSSGDLVSTFYSRWTPEGEASHRRAAIHVYEAAHDAFRRIADAVRAGERVTEWDVRGWIAADFDRRGLKVGADSDVAVNANAANPHYAASAESHAVMKPGDLVLIDLWGKENDDAVYADQTWMGYLGDEVPERLAQIFRLLAEARDAAVEHVTRRSAAGEAVRGFEVDDVARGVIERGGYGQYFIHRTGHSIDRELHGSGPNIDNLETKDTRTLIRGVGFSVEPGIYIPGDVGFRTELDMYMGADGPEVTTPDPQRAIYPLFRENPFA